TTAAATGGGTCCACTCATGACTAGCTTCAGGAAGTATAACTGCCTTTTGCTGTTCATATCTAGTCTTAAGTGATTGCCACATATTGCTTGGAGATTCCTCCATCAAATATTCAGATTTCAGATCTGGATGGATATGGTGCCTTATTATGTATAAAGCAGCATATTGTTGTTGTTCGGTTAATTGTGCAATTCCCTCTTGGGGAGGGTCTGCAGGAGGTATGAGTGCAGCTGCAATTCCACGGGATGAAAGACTGGTTTTAACATCCATAGCCCATGTAGGATAGTTGTGTCCGTCGAGCGCAGGCTCTTCAAATTCTTTGACGGTCATTTTGTCCTACGAGATTGAGAACCAGATATTCGATCAATTTACTTGTATGTAAATTAAAATCATCATGGTCATGTTGTAATAAATTTTGCAATTGTTGTGAATTCAAGTAAAGACTTGAACTTTGTTTAGATTATATAAATATTTGCATATTAATTCTATTCGAATTAAGTCTATTTTTGTGCTACATAGGCATTTTTGGACTTAATTGATGGCGAATTAATAAATGATTTTCAACTGCAAAATAATATTATTGTACCATTTGTACATGTTATAGGGGTTGCAAATTGCAAACACATTGAACATATAATGATTTATAGAAATAATATGGTCTAAACATCAATACACAATTTAATCGAGTACAATATATAACCACATCGAGATACAAGGTCTAAAACATGACAATACTTAATTACAGCACTAGTAGTTGAACGTATCTGCGAATTCCCAAATTTACGGGGCTAAAACATGACAAGCACTAAATTAGTGCTAGTAGTTGGACTAATGCACGAAATCCCGATAATAAAAGGATTTTTCTGCAATCTAGCCTATAACCCGTTGGGTATTTTTTTCCTAGTCGTTGCAACATGGGCCACAGCCCACGAGGCCTTTCGGCCCAGGCCCATGGCGGCGCCACTGATGGAGACATCGAGCGGATAAGGGGGACTGGGAGGTGGGGCGGTTGGGGTCAATTCCCCCCATTCCACCGCCACCTCCACGGGatcccgccggccgccgccgatGGCGCCCAGCGCCGGCGATCTTCAGGAGGAGGAGGGTCCCCccgcggcgtagccggggaggtGGAGGCCTGCAGGGGCCCAGGAGCCGGAGCGGAGGCCGGGGCGGTGCTGCTCCAGCGCCGCCGCGAAACGGCAAAGGATCCGGCGAGCCGCCGGTGGAGGCGTTAGCGGGCTTGCcgggggcggaggcggcggagatgcTGGGGCCTTGGAAGACGACGCCGCTTCCTCGATCTTCACGCAGGTGGCAGTGTTGAGGTCGGGGATGGTGGCGCCGGGTTCTTTGGTCTCCGCCGGCGTGGTTGGCTCCTGCTTCACAACGGAGTTGAGCCACTGCTCCTCCTCTTCGTTCGGCGTCACCTCCCACTCCATCATGGCGGGCACAGGGCCATAGCCTGGAGGGGCGAAGTGCTCCTCGTCTTCGTCGGCGGGCATCGGCATTGGGAGGTCCGGGTAGGCGAGCGGCTCGTCGATGACCTCCGGTTCTGGTGGTGGAGTGGCCGGCGGTGGAGGGCACGGCCCGTACCCGTGCACGGGGCAGAAATCGCGGGCAGGGCAAGGGGCGTATCCGTGCACCAGACAGAAGGCCACGCCTACGTCCATGCCGTTGCCGGAGAAGATCCCGGGCGGTGGCGGGGCCTGAGCGGCGTCGAAGAAGTCCTCCTCTCCCAGGAACAGGGCTGCTGCATCGGCGGGAGCCCAGTCCATTTGCGGAGCGACGAAGGCCGGCATCGGGGGTGCCTGGTAGGCGTGGTGGACGGCGGCAGATGGGTTGCTTGGTCCTGCCTGCTCTGCGGCGGCGGGGCCAGGGTGATCCTGACGACCACGGCGACCACGGCGGCCGTTGCCTGGGCACCAATGGCGAGGAACACCAGCACTGTGGCGTCTGGCAGATCGACGGATCTCCCGTCAAATGAATCGAACAAGGGCAGTGGCGATTCTATGCAGGTTCATCCCTGCCATCTCACCTTCTCGTCTCTTCTTGTTCGTGCTCTGTtggtcgaggctagcatggctgaTAACGTGTAAAGATTTGATGGAAAACTTGTGTCATTGATAGTTGGGCAAAGCCCTTTATATACAAGGATTAGCGCCTCAATTTGAGGCGCCTGTTACAGGATGTGCCTGTTCGGCATCGAGAAGGCGTCCGCACGGACGATCGCGTCCGTACGGCGCTTTGGACACTAATAACTCTATTTACGCTAATCCTAATGAGGCTCGTTATGACGGTTCAGTAAGGACACGTCGTTTGATTCTTAACACTAGGCATAGAACCAATGGCCCCGAAGAGGCAAACTTAACCTGCCGTGCACATCAGATGATTCGTCTCCCTGCTTACAGTTGAGGTGGCCGAAAACCAGTCCATGCCAACACCTCGTCGAGAGTATTTAAATCCATGGCGCAGCTGTGCAAGAAACCGACGAGATGGCACAGATATGTGCTTGCAATGCAATCCAATGCTTTACTTGCCGTGAGCAGGACGGCCGCTTCTACCTTGCCGGCCGGCAAGTTTGAAGTCCGCGAGAGGGCAACCCTCATGTTGCGTTCAGTTTCAAACATCTCACCACGATGTGCATAGTCACGGACGGCGAGGATCTTAAGTTGTCATAGTCAATGATGATGGttgaaacttccatgaaaaaacTTCAAATTGGGACGGCGATCCTCCTGATACATAATCACAGACGGCTGCTGGCGAATCTATAGGAAgtactccctccagtcctttttagTCTGAATATAaattttgtctgaagtcaaagtaCCTCTAATTTaaccaaatttatagaaaaaatatcaacattcaTAATGCTAAATCAACATTATTAGATTCATTACAAAATGTTGTTTTATAGTATATATATTTGATATTGTAGAgtttatattttttaatataattTTGTTCAAACTTTGCATTTGACAAAAATCTAATATGCGGTGTAAAAATGACCAGTACGAAAAACAGTAGATGGTACTCCCTCCCTTGTTTACAAATATATAAGATTGGATATTTTATTATGGATTACATACAGTTTGAAATGAGTAAAGAAGCACACTAAAACATGTCTATATGCATTTGATTTACAAAAAAGTTAAAGCATTTTATATTTATGAACGAAAGGAGTACATATACCAGTAAAAACTACTAAAAAACTAATCACTAGCAGGAGGATGGGGCTCTCACAACTCGTTTGACATCAGGCGCGCTGCCGCCTGGATCTCCTTTGTCTAACCTCCGGCCCTGTAGCTGTGACCGGATCTGGAACCCCGTAGCGGCCTCTATCCACCCCACATGTTGCCCGAGATCCACCTTCGGCTTCAGCGTCACCCCATCTCCTGGCAACTCCAGGCGCCTGCTACATTAACGCTCCGGCGCTCCGGGACGAAGCTGAGGTTTTGTCCTGGATGCGCCTTCACGCCTGCTGCCAGCCGCGTCAGTTATTCTACGCCCCTGCCAACGTCTCTGCCTCCACGCTCGTCGTGGCTGTCCTACTCACTCATGGAGGTCCGACCCCGCCATTGGAGGATGAAGGGTGAGGCACTCGCACAGCTTTGTCTACGCCGTCTTTCCACCCCTGAGCCGACCACCGCCTAGGTACCCTCCGCCCTTGCCGACGTCGTCCATGATGGACACCACGCAGGGTAAGTGTTCGGCAAGATGCCATAGCCATTTTTTTATGCTCTCATTGTTTACTTTGAAGCTAACACAGGGGATTCAGATGAGCTTGTCAGACGATGAAACGACGATGATGAGCGCGATTCTTGAAGACATGGAGCATGTTCTAAACTTCAAGGCTTAGTCGAAGAGACATCGGGTGTTGAACTAACAGAGGCAAGGGACATATGATGTTGTACGACGACTGCTTTGCCCCTGATGCACTAATTGAACCTATTTCCACCGTCAATTTCGGATGCAACGACATGTGTTCGAACACATCTACCGAGTTGTTAGGGCCTATGATGAATAACATTGGTTTCTCTAATTGCGAGTGCACGGCTCTATGAGGATGCTTTTATATGACACGCCAGCAAATTCATGGGATGAGTACCTCGGCATGTCTAAAAACACATGCCTCAAAGCATGTTTAGATTTGCTACTAAAGTGATCAAGGTGTTTGAACCGGAGTACTTGAGAGGACCAAATGCCATAGACATAACAAGGCTCATGGCACTTGGAGAATCAAGAGGGCTTCAGGTATGCTTGAATCACTAGATTGCATGCACTAGAAATGGAAGAACTATCCAGAAATTGACTCCTAGGTGCATATGCACCTAGGAGCCAAAACACCGCGTCCAGAACTATCCATATTCTCAACACGGCCAATACGAGGGCCACTCTAAAAATCCCACCATCATTTTTGAAGCAATTACATAATAGGATCTATGAATTTgagactatttctttagcatacCCGAGCCTCACAATGACATTAACGTGCCACGACAGTCTTCATTGTTTTGCAAGGTTGTGTGCGGGGCGAACTACTGCATGCACTATACCATCAGTGGTCATGATTATAACATGAGGTGCTGTCTTTATATGATTATCTTCATATGCAGCACGAGTGGATCTTAGTTTGAGATGTGGATGACCGATTTTAAAGTAGAGGGTTGACTTTTAAATTATGTGGCAAGTTGAAAGTTGCAATATGGACTTTTCTCTTTATATTGGATAATTGTGCATGAGCAACAAGATATAAAAATTCCAGTACTTTAGTCGGTGATTACGTGTTTGTACAGAATGATTTCCCTTGTATTAATGTGATCGTGTAAATAAATGTTTATAAAATCCCTACCCGTGATTTACCAACCTAAATAGAAATTGCTTATTTGGTAAAAATTTTATTGAATTACCATTTTTGATAAGTCAATAAAGGATGTGACAGCTAAGACGGATttcaaaaaggaaaaaacagaTATAAAAGAAAAAATGGAAATGAAGAGAAGGAGGGAAAATTTATGTAAGATTGACGAAACACTCTGTctaaagaaatagaaaaaggagtaCTAGAGACAGAGATTTCAGAGCGTGAGTTTGTTTCTATCTCGAGTCTCCTGACCGACTCGGTCCCAACCAGATACCTCCTGCatttaaaaaaaaaaaaaaacagataCCTCATGTTTTAAGGCTATACTATAAAAAAAAAATACCTCCTGTTCAAACCCACGGCAAAACGTTTGCCTCGTCCTCATATAGCTACCGCGTCCGCGTGcgggtgcggtgcgcctgagatTGCTTAACGTTGCCACTATTGAATTTCTGCTTCCTTCCCGTCGTTGCCTTCTCCTTCTCGTCTCCGATCCCTAACTGCTCCATCTCTCCCTCCCATGGAGGGCCCCAAGGGAAACGGCGGCGAGAAGCACAGCGCGGACCAAAACCATAGCCCCAATACTCCCGCCGCAGCCGGGGCCGGAGGGGACGACGTGTCGGCCGCCGCGGCGGCCGCGGTAGGGAGGCGGCCGTTCACCGCCTTAAGCCAGGAGGAGGCCGACCTCGCCCTCGCGCGCGTCCTCCAGGAGCAGGTAAGCGTCCAGATCTACCGGGGTCGGTTCCGCCGCCGATGCTTCGTGGTTTAATTAATCTGGGGTTGCCGCGCTCGGTGCCGCAGGAGCGGGCGTACATGATGCTGAGCGCGCACGGCGGGGACGGCAGCGAGTACGATGCCTCGGACGCTGGGAGCTACGACTACTACGACGAGGAAGAGGAAGGGATCGAAGGCGACGAGGGGAGCGATTACGAGGAGGAGGGGGATGAGGACGAGGAGGTGGGCGAAGCGGAGGGGCCCGAATTGGACCCCGCGCGGTACGAGGACGACGAGGCGTATGCGCGGGCCCTGCAGGATGCCGAGGAGCGCGAGGTCGCCCAGCGGCTCATGGCGCTCGCTGGGATCACTGATTGTGAGTGCAGGAGACAAGACTTTTCGAAATTCAGTCACGTTTTCTCCCTGTCCCCTCTTGGGTTGTTGATTAGTCTCTTTGTTTCTTCAGTAGGGGAAGAGATGGAGCATGATGTTGAAGATGAGGAAGATGGGGATAGCGCACAGGTGACAGTACATTCCATTGTTATAATCAAATGTTTATTGATGTGTATGCTTTGGCAACCATGCAGTTTCTCTCTCAAGATTAGATTTGTTATTTTATTCAGGATAGCTTCAAGTTTCTGTTTAACTATATCAGTTAATTGCTCATGTTAGGATTTGCATTGTATCTTCATTATTGCCTTCTACTCATCATCTATGTACTTTGCAGTGATCTAGAATAAATAATTTCATGCCATTGATCAGATTCAGTAGTTGGTGGCTAAAATCTAGAACTGCTCTGCATTTAGTAAAATAATGTGGATTGGGTTAACACGGTGGTATATTTGCGCCTTCATTCCATTGCCTGTCGTTTGTAAATATACGGAAGACCAGTATAGAATTTGGAATGTAATTTTCCGTTCTTTTTTTCTATAAGGAAGGGGAAGCATCCTAGCCGTTGCATCCTCAAATGCACACAGCCATATCGTTTATTAGAACTTTGAATGAAATTTTTCTTTCATCATGATCTTTTTATTGCGAATAAGCATATTGTTGCTGGCATCCAGAACTAGGAACTGCTGAAAGTAATCTTATGAATCTATCAATATCCATCCCATACGACCAATTTGTATTTTTGTCAATGTAATAGTCTTATTTTCTTGTTATAATCAATCTTCCAAGCATGAAGTTGGTACCTGACATTTTCAGTATTTGTGCTTATGTCAAACTTTAGGATGCATGGGAAGATGTTGATCCAGACGAATACTCGTATGAGGTAAGTTTTGTATTTTGTACTAGAAGAAAGGGTGATTATTTGCATTTATATCTGCATATGAAGATTTAAGATTCTTTTCTGTTAAACCAGACTGAATTTCAAGATTCACCATTTGATCTTAATTTATGGTTTTGGTGTTTTAGGAGCTGGTTGCATTGGGTGAAGTGGTCGGTACGGAAAGCAGAGGTGTTTCTGCCAATACCCTGGCTTCATTGCCTTTAGTAACTTACCAAGCAGAAGATAACCAAGACAGCAACATGGAACAGTATGTACATGATTTATAACCTTTTATCTTTTCAAAATTTTGTCTATAGTCATTAAATGTTCTGATACGCGAAGTTCATTTTGCAGATGTGTTATTTGCCGTGTGGAATTTGAGGAAGGTGAATCATTGGTTGCACTTCCTTGCAAGCATTCATATCATTCTGACTGCATAAACCAGTGGCTGCAGTTAAACAAGGTACAGCCACCACCTGTCCACCCCCTATTCTTCCTTCCATAGCCGGAAAAATGTCCACCAATCTCTTATAAAAGAAAGCAAGAAAGGACCTATTGTCACACAATAAGTTCTCTTAATTCCTCCATCAAATGCGATTTCATAAACTTTCTCTCCACCATCGGCCTGCATGATGCCAATCCTCATGAAGTCTTGTTTTGCATGATAAAGCAACCATAAACAGCAATTTTATACACAGTAAGACGTGGACTTTGAAAACGCCTTACATTAagttacagagggagtattagaTATTGAAGTATGAGTATACTATCCATGTTTTCCTCTAATAGCTTAAGTTGTAGAGGGAATTTGTTATTAATGGCGTATGATGAAACTGAATACTAGAAAACTGCTTCAGCCATTGCCATGTTGCAGGTATGCCCTATGTGCAGTGCAGAAGTTTCTACCCCGGGTAACAACGAGCCATGACATTCTGTTGTGGTCGTAATGATGGGCGAATAATGGGAAGAAATAGGGACAGCATATATTTTCTGATGCTGGTGAGATTTAAGCACCGGAGCTGTTGTATTGTCCAAAGAAACTAGCAAACAAGCCTCGAGTTCGTCTCTCTGCTTTTCAGCCCAGCAGACTCGGACACATGTACTTCTGGACTTCACCGTGATGCTGCTTTGTGTATCCTGTTAGGGGCTCATGGTCCATGTATGATCCATTGATGTAAAATAGCTTAAATTTATAGCCATTCTTTGTTAGACGCTAGTTGCCCATTGTGATTTCGTGGATGTAAAATAATTATTATATTTATAGTCATTCTTTTACACTTGATCGCCTGTCTTTAGCCTAGCTACATGCTTGAAAGATGACAGCGTTGCTGAATAATGCTGGATGGAACGTTGGTGCTTGCCCAAGCTCTGAAATGATGATCGATTTTCCAGATGCAACATGCCACTCTGAAAAAGTTTTGATATTTTGAACCTTTTAGAGTGTGTTTCCGTGGTTCACTGTGAAAAAGGGATGCTCAGACTTCAGAGTGGTTTGGGGCTTGAAAATTTGAGTCTTCTATAATAAACAAGTGTTCCTGGTACGCCGCCGCCAATTATAAACCGTCGTGTGCAGTAACATAATGTAAAGGTTTGAACAGTTGAAGAGAAACACATCTACTCAAACAATCTAAAGGATAGAGCAATTTCTTATAATTACTcgctctgttcctaaatatttgtctttctagagatttcaacaagtgactacatacgaagcaaaatgagtgaatctacactttaaaatatgtctatatacatccgtatgtggtagttcatttaaaatatctaaaaagacaaatatttaagaACGGAAGGAGTAGTTTATAATTAGTAAGAAAAAGTTTGCGGTACTGCTTGCTTTATTTGATGGTATCGGAATGGTATCGCAACTTTTTAACCTTTTTCTTATGAATCATAAGAACTTGTCAGGATGTCCGAAATCCCTCAAACTGGTTCGAATGTCCGAAATCCCTCAAAACGGCACCAAAACGAGGAGGTTTGTGGAAGTCCGGACGTATGTCAGGTAGGACTCCGATAACACGGGCCCATAAAAAATGAGGCGGAGCCTGCTCAACAATTTTGCCATTGTTTTCGCACAACATGTTGTCCTTTCCCACTGCCTATGCCTCGTTCACTGCCCCCTTGTCcctgttagaagggagagagggattggcGGAATATGATggattgtattgcttgagcctcgtgggcatatatatagaaGTACAATGATTAATTTGGAGTACAAGATAAGGCAAGAACAAATCCTAGTCTATCTCATTTTTCTTAATAATCAATATACTCAACATCCTCCCGCAGTCACAAATGGTAGCGACGTAGACgatgagactggagaagaattcGAGGGCAAGCTGACAGATACCCCCCACAGCCGTAACGGTCGATGCATCACGGaagtcgtggctggagtggaaaccgacgaggttgctcaagtaaggtgatagccctttgtgccgatgtcgatgtagccgagagcCTAGGGTGGTGTAGCCGTGCTTGAGGTAGCCGTGCGAGGGACGCCATGGTCGAGGTTGAGTCGGGGCCGATGTCGAGGTAGTTCCTGGACGCCGAGTCGCCGTGGACCGGGAATAAGAGCGGCGGCctgaggaggcggcggcggcggctgctagGTCAGAAGCGCGGTGatggtgctcgaagtaggcgaggaAGAACCCAAAAGCGTGACAAaagaccggcgcggacggtggCTTTCCTGCGCCTAGGGAGGTGCGACGCATACCACGTAAAAGTCGACGCGTGGGGACGATGGAGTGGACGGCGTGCCGCGACGCTATGGCCCAAAGGGGCGATGCACCAGCAGCGcacgggtcggggcgacggcagGAAAGACCTCGAAGCGGTTGCAGGGACCGCATGCCACACTCACTACGGTCTGACGGGGCGACGCAGTGGCAGCGCGAGGGTTGGTGCAGCCTCGCGGACGGCCTCGGGGCGAAGGTTGACCGCGGGCCGCGGCAccacggcccgaaggggcgacgcaacgCGTGGGTTGGTGCAACCACGAGAACGGCCTCAGGGCGGCGGCGGAGACCACGTGTCGTGGCGCTATGGTCCGAAGGAACGACACAACTTCGGTGTGAATCGATGTAGCCACGGGAAAAACCATGAGACGGCGGCGATGCGACCCGACGAGGCGAATGCAACAACAGCCCGTTACTCGATCGATGTAGAGATGCGCGTACTCAGTGATGATCTTCACAGAATCCAACACAGGCATGCACTTGCAGTTGATCAGACCACCGGAGGGCATGCGTATGATCTTCATAAAATTCAACACAGGCACGCACTTGCAGTTGGTCAGACCACCGGAGGACATGCGTCAGGCAGCTGGACGTAGCAGGAGCGTGCAGCCGGACATGGACACGCGTAGTGCACTGTGGCCGGCTAACACGCGCACAAGTACGCAAGCAGACGTAGTAACACAAAGTGCACAAGCACCCATCAATCCATCATGCACGCCCTGCATGTTACACAGCCACGCCATGTGGATCCCTGGGCCACCGCGGGCGCTCGAGCAGCCACCACGCCACGCGAGGCGCGTGAGTGGTCGCGGGCCACGCGGCGAGGCCAAGAGAGCCTTTGttggagttgtgtcgaatataatgtataaggtaggttacagttggacttgagtagtattgtgtttagataggatatggagtcgtgtcgtagtaggacacttgtatcctagacTTCTCATATGTAACAGGGCTAGACACATGATGTAAcatatgccaacataatagcacaggcgcgcaagggggagccggcggagtgtgccggcacccgggtggccggtgtgcgtattgtgacggtgtcacggggaggagcgcccatagtcaagccccgggatgtagccatatcggtgaacctcgttaacaaatatCGGTGTTGTgcctcgtgtgattgcttggtcctcggatgatcaACGGTATGCCTCAgatttattctaacaagtggtatcatgagcaaggttcGAAGGATCCGCGGAAGTTGATCTAGAGGAAGTGGAAGATATCGTTGGAGTTCTGCAGAAGCGATTGCAGTCGGAGCgatctaagagcatctccagccgcgcccccaacaaggcCCCCCAGGCGATTTTTCGGCCGCCGGCTCCAAAAAACTGGTCCAGTCGCGCCCCCAAGGGCCCAGttttcgccggctcgggccgaaattggcgccggcggacccaaccCGAACCCGGCGCGCCGGGGGGCGCTCGGGGGCGCCGGGCGAATCGTTTTTGGCGCGAAGAGCCGCGGGCCCCCCTTGCTAGCGACTCGAATCTCTTCTCGccgcttcgtcgtcctcatcaCCTCGTTCCCCGCGGCTAATCAATGCCAAAGCTGCGCGCGCTGCCGTGCCGGTCagcctccattgatgcctcacgggcggcgcagtgaaggcCGGGCGACGCGCGTCCCCTCGCCCGCCACGCGTAACGCGCCGGCCATGCGTACTACGCGGCGCCTCCGCCTATATAAGCCGACCACCAGCGCGCCGGACACACGCACAGATCCTCCACCACCGACGCGCCCATTTCTCCCCCTTCCTCCCTCGCCTCCTCTCGCTGTCTCCAGTTCAGAAGAATGGCCGAGCGCTTCCCAGGCGACGCCGCGGCAGCGAATGGCTTCGGGCGCCGCCATCTTCACGAGGACGAGGCTCGCCTCCTTTTCGAGGCCGAGTACCCGGTCCCGCCGGACATGCGGGTGCCCGGGGCGTGGAGGATCAGCGCCGGCGGCGTGCCGGTGCCACCACCACCCACCGGGGCGGCGCGGCGTGCGGAGATCGCACGTATCCGCGCGTCCCTGCCGCGGGCGGCGAGGGAAGGCCCGCGGTACACCCTCGACAGCCCGCTCTGGGAGCCCTacttccgccgccgccacgccgaACAGCTCGAGGCGACGAACGGCGTCGTGCCCTCCGGCAGGCTCAACTCCGAGGGCCGGCGCCGGTGGTGGGGCGTGCTCGGCCGCACGttggaggccgtcctcgagtacATCGAGGGCGGCAACACGCCGCGCCTCGAGTACCCCTCTCCCCCGTCCTTCTCACGCCGTCGTGAGAGCTCCTGGACGCCGAGGCGCATGGAGCGGCCCggggcgtcctcctcctcgtccggccGCTCGTCCGGCTCTCCCTGCCTCCGCCCCGTCAAGCCGAAGCCCCAGGACACGCCTGTCAGCGCGCGCACCCGCAGCTCCGGCGTCCGCATCGGCGACTCCACCCCCTCCGGCCGCTTCGTCCTCGCCGAGCCCAAGCCGGAGCCCGGCCTCCCCCCGGAGTACGAGGAGATAGCCCGGCGCGGCTTCTCCGACGAGGAGGCCCTACAGTGGACGCGGGACGACTACTACCGCGACGAGATGGTCCGGCAGCGCCGGGCCCTGGAGGAGATGAAGCCCGCAAACGTGGGCGCGAGGACGAGCACGGCGTCGTGATcctcgacagcgacgacgacgaggacgccCCCGGACCGTCCAACCCGCCGCGCCAACCAGGGGAGGGATGCagcagggacggcggcggcggaggcggcgacgacgacgatgacggcggcggcggcggcgactacatgcggttctacagcctcctcggcatgtagaactgcaagggcgggcggcgggcggcgaggagcGGCGAGGGAGACGGCGAGGAGCGGCGATGAAGACGGCGAGGAGCAGCCCCTagtaatttttttctttttttttgtaaAATATGTTTAAATTTGAACGAACTCGCCGATGTTTGCGTTAAATTTGAGCCATGTTTGCGTCGTAtttaagtttttcaaaaaaaacatGGGCGCCGCGATTGGGGGGCATCACGCCCCCAGCGCGCGGTTTAGCGCCGGTGCGCCCCCAGGGGGCGATTTTTAGCCCCTCCTGGTGGGCcagcggctggagatgctctaagaagCAGAGGTGTTCCAGCGGTTGTGATCTTCTCGGAAAAGTGAATCAgatcgaggcggcggcggcgtaaaCGTGCGGCAGCAGGAGACTTGCAATCGGACGGATGGCACAGGCGTGGCTAGGCAACCGTGAAAGGTGTAGCGGCAGATGGCTGCgtggcccaacaggggtctgccAGTGTGTGTGCTGGCGGGCTGGTCCAGGTGGGGCTGTCCGAGCCGGCAGGTGTTCGGGACGAGGCGCAGGCACGTACGTACGTGTGGCTGGTTGCTCAGGAGCGTTGCATGCACGTGatttgtttggagaaaaagaggACCGAGTCCTCATGTGAGACATGGAAAGAGGCAGCAGATCGATTGGGCGAAGGAAATATCCATTGATACGTCCATTGGAAATAGCAAGGTTGTGGCTAGGCAAAAGCTAGCATGGTGAATTGAGCCTAGTAGCTAGTACACGTGAGGACTAGAATGTTTTTTGGTTGGAACTGCTGTAGTATGCGGAAGCTGTTCGTGTACTTGGGGTATCGCGTGGAAAGTTTGGATAATTTTTCACAGGGTCAGTCATATGAAGAACCATGGCGCCAACGGGTACCAGGTCTGAGGTGGAGAAGTTCAGGAACTGAAAACCTTGGGCTATGGCAGACAATGGTGGAAGAATTGTTGGCACAACAGGGATGCTTGAGAGCATTGCGGGAAGTCATGCCGGCTAAGATAGAATTATGTGTGATGGATGAAAATTCGCGGAATATGATTTGGGAGCCTCGAGCGTGTCATACAGTCGAACGAGTTCAGCTGGGTCGGACTAGATAGTCTGGTGGATCGACGTGGATGTCGGTCAAAGCAGAAGACGGCGGTGATTTCGGCGACG
This sequence is a window from Aegilops tauschii subsp. strangulata cultivar AL8/78 chromosome 7, Aet v6.0, whole genome shotgun sequence. Protein-coding genes within it:
- the LOC109748946 gene encoding E3 ubiquitin ligase BIG BROTHER-related translates to MEGPKGNGGEKHSADQNHSPNTPAAAGAGGDDVSAAAAAAVGRRPFTALSQEEADLALARVLQEQERAYMMLSAHGGDGSEYDASDAGSYDYYDEEEEGIEGDEGSDYEEEGDEDEEVGEAEGPELDPARYEDDEAYARALQDAEEREVAQRLMALAGITDLGEEMEHDVEDEEDGDSAQDAWEDVDPDEYSYEELVALGEVVGTESRGVSANTLASLPLVTYQAEDNQDSNMEQCVICRVEFEEGESLVALPCKHSYHSDCINQWLQLNKVCPMCSAEVSTPGNNEP